One part of the Sulfolobus tengchongensis genome encodes these proteins:
- a CDS encoding sugar ABC transporter permease produces the protein MKKEKIYSLFYIVPIIAVTLFLFIFPLIYSVYISFTNLSLLHFLRYNYVGLENYVIIFKYGYFFELLSNTLIWTIGSLVTMMALGFVLALILNQTDLKGRSVFYAILILPWAFPGFISILIWQGLWVDPYGMMNKLILPMLHLPKINSLTSTTDAWIELIVTNDWLSFPYFMTVFYSALQSIPRELYDIADLDGANAFTKFFTITLPSLKRTLAFVFITSFVFTWNNFYPIYILTGGGPGTSTETFIVYAYQEAFSYNNFSLAAAWSIISTIFVIILGIIVIKYTRILDSFA, from the coding sequence TTGAAAAAAGAAAAGATATATTCTCTTTTTTATATAGTGCCAATAATTGCAGTTACATTGTTTCTTTTCATATTTCCACTGATATATTCTGTGTACATTTCATTCACGAATTTAAGCCTATTGCACTTTCTACGTTATAATTATGTTGGACTAGAAAATTATGTTATAATATTTAAGTACGGTTACTTCTTTGAATTACTATCAAACACGTTAATATGGACTATTGGTAGTTTAGTAACTATGATGGCTTTGGGGTTCGTATTAGCTTTAATACTCAATCAAACTGACCTTAAAGGAAGATCAGTATTTTACGCTATTCTGATATTACCCTGGGCATTTCCCGGATTTATATCAATTTTAATATGGCAAGGGTTATGGGTGGATCCCTACGGAATGATGAATAAGCTGATTTTACCTATGCTTCATTTACCTAAAATAAATTCACTTACCTCAACCACAGACGCATGGATAGAATTGATAGTTACTAATGATTGGCTTTCCTTTCCATATTTTATGACGGTATTTTACTCGGCTCTTCAAAGTATACCGAGAGAACTATATGACATTGCTGATTTAGATGGGGCCAATGCGTTTACTAAGTTCTTCACAATAACTTTACCTTCGCTCAAAAGAACGTTAGCTTTTGTATTTATAACTAGTTTCGTATTTACCTGGAATAATTTCTATCCAATTTATATCCTGACTGGCGGAGGTCCAGGGACCTCAACCGAAACATTTATAGTGTACGCCTATCAAGAAGCGTTTAGTTATAATAATTTCTCTCTAGCTGCAGCTTGGTCAATAATATCAACAATTTTTGTAATTATCTTAGGTATAATTGTGATCAAGTATACACGAATTTTGGACTCATTTGCTTGA
- a CDS encoding glycoside hydrolase encodes MRKRIIVFLLIISILFNHIILLSNTQVQQYNSPSYLLLNNWDNQSIWVVTGVPIPNPQLNGFPIFNTSVRNIYVSNKGILNVSLNINIETKSAFLNLNNTIILVSNKGNISVLMPPKTPYVLLLLKMSSGSSIIISSNTSIVQINRDTLLINESPQIFIYTNTSYKIEKNLLNLSINEGKWFVELSIGNIPNRNISNLIKLNDYEVSEWLNASKLPKLPHALLREYYLSLLLIKDDQNPYLGTFAASPSPIYLYSWIRDSAFSAIALQDAGHYQSALKFWLWMSNAVQIQPGVWYTRYNFYNGQPDTSFGIDELDSIGLFELGVYNYYILTNNITFLKQILPTINKSVEYQITEINQSKYHLLPPDLSVWEDRNAYHFWTEAINDIGLESVIKIYEILGINDSSIVLAERELNESILNHFWNNNYFASALGTSVIFENGKNEIVLSPEPPSIDAATLLPIDLGYLSLSSNYSVSNFNTVVSDLNRSGGLARFPDDLYHYSEYLYDSSGPEPPWIITTLFEALYLEKIGKVNEALNILYWTYDHSQNGLLPEALDPNTLYPLPTTSPLTWSSAMFVIDALNYPSTANNETNASITIIILLIVIVLAVIIITLFMTRRRRK; translated from the coding sequence GTGAGAAAACGAATTATAGTTTTTTTATTAATTATTTCTATCTTATTTAACCATATAATACTTCTATCTAATACCCAAGTGCAGCAATACAACTCACCCTCGTATCTCCTATTAAATAATTGGGATAATCAGTCAATTTGGGTCGTGACTGGAGTACCTATACCAAATCCGCAACTTAACGGCTTCCCCATTTTTAACACGTCTGTAAGAAATATTTACGTTTCTAATAAAGGTATACTAAATGTAAGCTTAAACATTAATATTGAAACCAAATCAGCCTTCTTAAATCTTAATAATACGATTATCCTAGTATCTAATAAAGGAAATATCTCCGTGTTAATGCCCCCTAAAACTCCTTATGTGTTACTCCTTTTAAAAATGAGTAGTGGCTCTTCTATAATAATTTCATCAAATACAAGTATAGTGCAAATTAATAGAGACACTCTACTCATTAATGAAAGCCCTCAAATTTTCATATACACAAATACTAGTTACAAAATCGAGAAAAATCTCCTTAACTTAAGTATAAATGAAGGAAAATGGTTCGTCGAATTAAGTATCGGCAATATTCCAAATCGTAATATATCTAATTTAATTAAATTAAATGATTATGAAGTATCAGAATGGCTTAACGCGTCTAAACTTCCAAAATTACCTCATGCTCTTCTAAGAGAGTATTATCTTTCCCTTTTGTTGATCAAGGACGACCAAAACCCATATTTAGGAACATTTGCTGCGTCTCCTAGTCCTATCTATTTGTATTCGTGGATAAGAGATTCTGCTTTTAGTGCAATTGCCCTACAAGATGCTGGTCATTACCAGTCTGCATTAAAGTTTTGGCTTTGGATGAGTAATGCCGTGCAAATACAACCGGGTGTGTGGTATACAAGATACAACTTTTATAATGGTCAACCTGACACATCATTTGGGATAGACGAGTTAGACAGTATAGGATTATTTGAGCTAGGTGTTTATAATTACTATATACTTACCAATAATATTACCTTTCTAAAGCAAATATTACCGACAATAAATAAAAGTGTCGAATATCAAATTACTGAAATAAACCAGTCTAAATACCATTTGCTTCCTCCAGATCTTAGTGTGTGGGAAGACAGAAACGCATATCATTTCTGGACTGAAGCTATTAATGATATAGGATTAGAGAGTGTAATTAAAATATATGAGATTCTTGGCATTAACGATTCTTCTATAGTTCTAGCAGAGCGAGAATTAAATGAAAGCATACTAAATCACTTCTGGAATAATAATTACTTCGCGTCCGCATTAGGCACCTCCGTAATATTTGAGAATGGTAAAAATGAAATAGTTCTGTCCCCAGAACCACCCTCAATAGATGCAGCAACGTTGCTACCAATAGATCTAGGTTACTTATCTCTTTCCTCAAATTATAGTGTAAGTAATTTTAATACAGTAGTGAGTGATCTTAATAGAAGTGGTGGTCTAGCTAGATTTCCAGATGATCTTTATCATTACTCAGAGTATCTTTATGACAGTAGTGGACCTGAACCGCCTTGGATAATCACCACCTTGTTTGAGGCCTTATATTTAGAAAAAATAGGCAAGGTAAATGAAGCTTTAAATATATTGTACTGGACATATGACCACTCACAAAATGGTCTATTACCGGAGGCTTTGGACCCTAATACGCTATATCCGTTACCTACCACTTCACCATTAACGTGGTCGTCTGCAATGTTCGTCATAGATGCTCTAAACTATCCCTCCACAGCTAATAATGAAACAAATGCGTCAATCACGATAATAATATTATTAATTGTAATAGTGCTAGCGGTAATAATTATAACATTATTTATGACTAGGAGAAGAAGAAAATGA
- a CDS encoding sugar ABC transporter permease: MGIKKYKLFKILRLFISYLVLIVMAAFSIFPLYYVFMTSFSNAPNIISLAISDLLPKHIYFTAYKYLLTTNLYGGSFALWTRNSLILASSTAIISVLLALLTGYALSRLDVPAKKILATFIYIVTFFPYTATAVPLYLLFAKLHLLNYIGLILAYTPGTSIFAAFIAKLSIDSIPPSYEEIAMVDGLSRFGAFLRIVMRLALPVVALTALLGFSGAYLDFALAYSFLLPNVKEWTATIGLYYMAGLLNQASAPAYNIFAAGAVIMGIPLMALFIVSQRMMTRAYSNLAGVKQ, encoded by the coding sequence ATGGGAATTAAAAAATATAAATTATTCAAAATTTTAAGATTATTTATATCTTATCTAGTATTAATAGTAATGGCAGCATTTTCCATATTTCCCCTATATTACGTTTTTATGACCTCATTTAGTAATGCTCCTAACATAATTTCCTTAGCTATTTCAGATTTATTACCTAAGCATATTTACTTCACAGCTTACAAATATCTACTTACTACCAACTTATACGGGGGGTCTTTTGCACTATGGACTAGAAATAGCCTAATTCTAGCTTCATCAACTGCAATTATCTCTGTACTGCTAGCATTACTAACGGGGTATGCGTTATCTAGGCTAGATGTACCAGCTAAGAAGATCTTAGCAACATTTATTTACATTGTTACCTTCTTTCCATATACAGCTACAGCAGTACCTCTTTATTTGTTATTTGCTAAACTCCATCTACTTAACTATATTGGACTAATATTAGCATATACTCCGGGAACTTCTATTTTTGCTGCATTCATAGCAAAGTTAAGTATAGATTCCATTCCTCCCTCATATGAGGAAATAGCTATGGTAGATGGGCTATCTAGATTTGGAGCCTTTTTAAGAATAGTTATGCGGTTAGCATTGCCAGTTGTAGCTTTAACTGCTTTATTGGGTTTTAGTGGAGCTTATCTAGACTTTGCATTAGCTTACTCATTTCTTTTGCCTAACGTAAAAGAATGGACTGCTACAATAGGGTTATATTACATGGCAGGACTATTAAATCAAGCCAGCGCTCCAGCATATAATATATTCGCAGCTGGAGCAGTAATTATGGGTATACCATTAATGGCACTATTCATAGTTTCGCAGAGAATGATGACTCGTGCGTATAGTAATCTGGCAGGTGTGAAACAATGA
- a CDS encoding MFS transporter, translating into MNSSNLALMVIVLGTLMSAVDTTIVLLAIPSIVEELHTDLFTILWVIILYLLVIAVFTTQLGRLGDIYGRAKLYNLGFAIFTLGSALCGASPTAISLVAFRGIQGIGAAMLQANSGAIIADIFPPNRRGRAYGYTSIGWNAGATLGIVLGGFITTFIGWRYIFYINVPIGIVAIILGLRYIKTLETRKVKLDIAGMASLLVSLSLIVYGAADIAGYGIRLLNIVFISAGAIVLLIFLLIERRQEFPIIDLRAFKSNRVFTFSLLASFLQTTGYLATAFIIIMYLQGIRALSPFSASLLLVPGYVLASLVSPFTGRLSDKIGARIPATIGLALMIGAILIYLNLTLTTPLFVIILASTIGGLGSSLFFPANNSAIMANAPRGFYGGASGLARTLSNIGTILSYTIAISISSVVVPRYVAFEVFLGTSNLIGGVASAFLTGLKSAFYVSLGILILALIFSAIRGKEIREKLSDKP; encoded by the coding sequence ATGAACTCAAGTAACTTGGCACTTATGGTTATTGTATTGGGAACCTTAATGTCTGCAGTTGATACTACTATAGTACTTTTAGCAATTCCTTCAATAGTCGAGGAACTACATACTGATCTATTTACAATTCTCTGGGTGATTATCCTTTATCTATTAGTTATAGCAGTTTTTACGACTCAATTAGGTAGATTAGGTGATATATATGGGAGAGCTAAACTTTACAACCTAGGCTTTGCAATTTTTACCTTAGGCTCTGCATTATGTGGTGCATCTCCCACTGCAATCTCTCTCGTAGCATTTAGAGGTATTCAAGGTATAGGTGCTGCGATGCTACAAGCAAATTCTGGCGCTATAATAGCTGATATCTTTCCTCCTAATAGAAGAGGGAGAGCGTATGGTTATACTTCAATTGGTTGGAATGCTGGAGCAACCTTAGGAATTGTTTTAGGAGGTTTTATAACTACCTTTATAGGTTGGCGGTACATATTTTACATAAACGTACCCATAGGGATTGTTGCCATAATTTTAGGTTTAAGGTATATAAAAACCCTTGAAACTAGAAAGGTTAAGTTGGACATTGCGGGAATGGCATCATTACTCGTTTCTCTATCATTAATAGTTTATGGTGCAGCTGACATTGCTGGATATGGAATTAGATTGTTGAATATTGTGTTCATATCTGCTGGTGCAATTGTTCTGTTGATCTTTCTCTTAATCGAACGAAGGCAAGAATTTCCAATTATTGACTTAAGAGCGTTTAAGAGCAATAGGGTCTTCACATTTTCTTTACTAGCATCGTTCTTGCAAACTACGGGGTATCTTGCAACTGCGTTTATCATTATAATGTACTTGCAGGGGATTAGAGCCTTATCACCATTCTCTGCATCTCTCTTATTAGTGCCCGGATATGTTTTAGCTAGCCTCGTTTCGCCATTTACTGGTAGGTTATCAGATAAGATAGGTGCTAGAATACCAGCTACCATTGGTTTGGCTTTAATGATAGGTGCCATATTGATCTACCTAAATCTAACATTAACAACTCCACTTTTCGTTATCATATTAGCATCAACTATAGGTGGTTTAGGTTCATCACTATTCTTTCCGGCAAATAACAGTGCAATAATGGCAAATGCTCCAAGAGGCTTTTATGGTGGAGCTTCTGGTTTAGCTAGAACTCTATCGAACATAGGAACTATATTAAGTTATACAATAGCTATAAGTATCTCTTCGGTTGTAGTTCCTAGATATGTTGCATTTGAAGTCTTCTTAGGCACTTCAAACCTTATAGGCGGTGTAGCTTCAGCTTTTTTAACTGGGCTAAAATCCGCATTCTATGTTTCATTGGGGATCTTAATATTAGCCTTAATATTCTCAGCAATTAGAGGTAAAGAGATTAGAGAAAAACTCTCAGATAAACCATAA
- a CDS encoding ABC transporter ATP-binding protein, with protein sequence MTSYVKLENIWKEYEEKKKKVEVLKGINLDIEKGEFVVVLGPSGEGKSTILKIISGLLKQDKGHVYLRGELVDDLPPKDRKVAMVPQNYAIYPFMTVYDNIAFPLKILHISKEEIRKRVLEVAQMLRIDNLLDRKPSQLSGGQMQRVAIARALVKGADIILMDEPLSNLDAQVRVVAREELKQLQRELKPTIIYVTHDQVEALSLATKLAILHSGIIQAYGDPMDIYKRPNNAWVGGFLGNPPMNLLKGEIQGDSIVIENYKIEIPREYKSLVKNGQKVIVGIRPEDLEIADKGVMEGTVEMVEELGPYSIIHVKIGESVIRVLEKSLSRRERGDNVKILMDTDKIALFDAISERNLLLEDSEKVKEK encoded by the coding sequence ATGACCAGTTACGTAAAGTTAGAAAACATTTGGAAAGAGTATGAAGAAAAGAAGAAGAAAGTCGAGGTACTTAAGGGAATAAATCTTGATATCGAAAAAGGAGAATTCGTTGTAGTTTTAGGACCATCAGGTGAAGGTAAGAGTACAATTTTAAAGATAATATCAGGCTTGTTAAAGCAAGATAAAGGGCATGTATATCTAAGAGGAGAGTTGGTTGACGACTTACCGCCTAAAGATAGAAAAGTAGCGATGGTTCCACAAAATTATGCTATATATCCGTTTATGACAGTTTATGATAACATAGCATTTCCATTAAAGATATTACATATATCTAAAGAGGAAATACGAAAAAGAGTACTAGAAGTTGCACAGATGTTAAGAATAGATAACTTACTAGATAGAAAGCCTAGCCAATTAAGCGGAGGACAGATGCAAAGAGTTGCAATAGCACGAGCCTTGGTTAAGGGGGCAGATATAATATTAATGGATGAGCCATTATCTAACTTAGATGCCCAGGTGAGAGTAGTAGCAAGAGAAGAACTGAAACAACTTCAGCGTGAGCTTAAGCCTACAATAATATATGTAACACATGATCAAGTGGAAGCTTTAAGCTTAGCCACCAAACTTGCAATACTCCATAGTGGTATTATTCAGGCTTATGGTGATCCTATGGATATTTATAAAAGACCTAATAATGCCTGGGTAGGTGGGTTTTTAGGGAACCCGCCAATGAACTTACTCAAGGGGGAGATTCAAGGAGATTCAATAGTTATAGAAAATTATAAGATAGAAATCCCAAGGGAATATAAGAGTTTAGTTAAAAATGGCCAGAAAGTCATAGTGGGGATTAGGCCAGAAGATTTGGAAATCGCAGATAAAGGGGTAATGGAAGGAACCGTAGAAATGGTAGAGGAATTGGGACCATATAGCATTATTCATGTAAAGATTGGTGAAAGTGTGATCAGAGTTTTGGAGAAGTCCCTATCTAGGAGGGAAAGGGGTGATAATGTAAAAATCCTTATGGACACTGATAAAATAGCACTTTTTGACGCTATAAGTGAAAGAAATCTTTTACTTGAAGATTCAGAAAAAGTGAAAGAAAAGTGA
- a CDS encoding MBL fold metallo-hydrolase, translating into MKVYEIPLRFVKSFLIETNDNEMILVDAGTPGSGRSIIEAINKMGKNTNRIKYVIFTHSHVDHIGGAYEVKSLIGDAKFGIDENGSDYLKNGKVREPVLHSSLMKFLFTIGKPFLFRRFNGVNVDLTLEEGELVKGVEIVKTPGHTNDSISIYLPELNAILVGDTLQGTKNGLKYPNIYENFEELLKSVEKIKSFKPSMVYVSHGISSFKFLV; encoded by the coding sequence ATGAAGGTTTATGAGATTCCGTTAAGATTCGTCAAGTCTTTTTTAATAGAAACTAACGATAATGAGATGATTCTAGTTGACGCTGGTACTCCTGGAAGCGGGAGGTCAATAATTGAGGCAATTAATAAGATGGGAAAGAATACTAATAGAATAAAATATGTTATCTTTACCCATTCTCATGTTGATCACATTGGAGGAGCCTATGAGGTAAAAAGCTTGATAGGTGATGCTAAATTTGGAATCGATGAAAATGGTTCTGATTATTTAAAGAATGGAAAGGTTAGAGAACCCGTTCTTCATTCTTCATTAATGAAATTCTTATTTACTATCGGAAAGCCTTTTCTATTTAGAAGATTCAATGGGGTAAACGTTGATTTAACCCTAGAGGAGGGAGAACTAGTTAAGGGAGTTGAGATAGTAAAAACGCCTGGCCATACTAACGATTCAATTTCAATTTATTTACCGGAATTAAATGCGATATTAGTAGGAGATACTCTGCAGGGCACAAAAAATGGTCTAAAATATCCTAACATTTATGAAAACTTCGAAGAATTGCTAAAGAGCGTGGAGAAAATAAAGTCATTTAAGCCATCCATGGTCTATGTATCTCATGGAATTAGTTCCTTCAAATTTCTAGTATAG
- a CDS encoding extracellular solute-binding protein, with protein MSMRHSSPVSSTTSSSVSTTSSSTTSSINLNTTNPQALMSLVGLTSPPSTPVTITVWNSYSASENQAFNETLSQFEQEFPWIHVQVTYGVGVGVSQFETAAKAGQAPIVYRDSSDSGGALFAAGLVLNLSQYLPPSITSLYVPTAIKDWELNGSLYGLPDNVNYIVMFYNKQFVPYPPNTTAQLVQIAESVNKTYHIWGIAYGAGDEYGYRFAAWFAGFGGQIFSNNNGKVMPALNSTAMINALNFWYNLTYNLKVNYLAPSTGAGGAEGQLFVANKTAIIFDGPWDLNTYLQALGPNLGAAPLPVVSQTGLRAEPFIGSTGFLISTPQASGATPLQIKAGIIFALFFTNYEADLRLWEVAHDIPANLQAYNEALTQLKEGMLQPSYLNQIMEGILEQAQYGQQFPNIPQMAYYWNSFHQYASEFFASKINATQAAQGMEQAFVQALVQNGLLSQILPLPIISPLQYLLIVVSIILTPMATLILPKRRW; from the coding sequence ATGAGCATGCGACATTCATCACCTGTTTCCTCTACAACTTCATCATCGGTATCTACAACTTCTTCCTCAACTACATCTTCAATTAACTTGAACACTACCAATCCACAAGCTCTAATGAGTTTAGTAGGTCTTACATCGCCACCTTCTACACCAGTTACTATAACAGTATGGAACAGTTATAGTGCCTCAGAAAACCAAGCTTTTAATGAGACCTTAAGTCAATTTGAGCAGGAGTTCCCATGGATACATGTTCAAGTAACATACGGCGTTGGAGTAGGTGTTTCGCAATTTGAAACAGCAGCAAAAGCTGGACAAGCACCGATAGTATATAGAGATAGTAGTGATTCGGGTGGTGCGTTATTTGCAGCAGGATTAGTATTAAATCTTTCACAATATTTACCGCCTAGCATAACATCATTATATGTTCCAACTGCAATAAAAGATTGGGAATTGAACGGCTCTTTATATGGACTTCCAGATAATGTAAACTATATTGTTATGTTTTATAATAAGCAATTCGTTCCTTATCCACCTAATACGACTGCACAATTAGTTCAAATAGCTGAATCCGTTAATAAAACATATCACATATGGGGAATAGCATATGGAGCTGGAGATGAATATGGCTATAGATTTGCCGCTTGGTTCGCAGGATTTGGAGGACAAATATTTAGTAATAATAATGGTAAAGTTATGCCAGCTTTGAATAGCACCGCGATGATTAACGCGTTGAACTTCTGGTACAATTTAACATATAATCTTAAGGTTAACTACTTAGCTCCTTCTACTGGTGCAGGAGGTGCAGAAGGACAATTATTCGTAGCAAATAAAACGGCTATCATATTTGATGGACCTTGGGATCTAAACACTTATTTGCAAGCTTTAGGACCTAATTTAGGAGCTGCTCCACTTCCAGTGGTTAGTCAGACTGGATTAAGAGCAGAACCGTTCATAGGATCAACTGGATTTTTAATATCTACACCTCAAGCAAGCGGGGCTACTCCACTGCAAATTAAAGCGGGCATAATATTCGCTCTATTCTTTACTAATTACGAAGCTGACCTAAGATTGTGGGAAGTTGCCCACGATATACCTGCTAATTTACAAGCCTATAACGAAGCTCTAACTCAATTAAAAGAAGGAATGTTACAACCAAGTTATTTAAATCAGATAATGGAAGGTATATTGGAGCAAGCACAATATGGTCAGCAATTTCCTAACATACCCCAAATGGCCTACTATTGGAACTCATTCCATCAATATGCTAGTGAGTTCTTTGCAAGTAAGATAAACGCTACACAAGCAGCTCAAGGGATGGAACAAGCATTCGTGCAAGCGCTTGTACAAAATGGCCTATTATCGCAAATTTTACCACTGCCTATAATTTCACCTTTGCAATATTTACTAATAGTAGTTTCGATAATATTAACTCCGATGGCAACCTTAATACTACCTAAAAGAAGGTGGTGA